In Mercenaria mercenaria strain notata chromosome 15, MADL_Memer_1, whole genome shotgun sequence, a single genomic region encodes these proteins:
- the LOC123549171 gene encoding otolin-1-like, which produces MFQHTLNHVLLKIMVEAVKAIVLAGVAATTVSIGLALGNFFILKSSLEKEVTEKFKQLEQPAAGSQTAPLQAPNDGHVGTNYMGDFDQQQSGEFKQPSMKDIVNLLSTVNKTLYKDIQHLHNMSQLQSIKIDSEQQKMKLFEEMIGRSGTRAQKGSEGMVAKTQLGSEAKTEKKENSLKVPTKDKKQNKNPQGPSQHERHVYFTVALTKTLENLGANHVIIFDMVYSNEGFGYDIPTGIFKVPATGTYLFMFFVEAVNEKGKTAHVSLVVDGQNKATALAEAWHNGQDVTSANAALTHLKRGQKAWIQTTDSTNKQNDIDKRKTTFTGVLLFS; this is translated from the exons ATGTTTCAACACACACTAAACCATGTGCTGTTAAAAA TTATGGTTGAAGCAGTCAAGGCTATTGTTCTCGCCGGAGTAGCAGCTACAACGGTATCCATCGGCTTAGCATTGGGAAACTTTTTCATATTAAAGTCAAGTCTTGAGAAGGAAGTCACTGAAAAATTTAAGCAGCTTGAACAGCCTGCCGCTGGCAGTCAAACGGCACCACTGCAAGCCCCTAACGATGGTCATGTTGGAACCAATTACATGGGGGATTTTGATCAACAGCAAAGTGGAGAATTTAAGCAACCTTCTATGAAGGATATTGTCAATCTTTTGTCTACAGTGAATAAAACACTATATAAAGATATCCAGCACTTACATAACATGTCTCAACTTCAAAGTATAAAAATTGATTCTGAGCagcaaaaaatgaaactttttgaaGAAA tgaTCGGTCGAAGTGGTACAAGGGCTCAAAAAGGAAGTGAAGGTATGGTTGCGAAG ACACAGCTAGGATCTGAGGCGAAAACGGAGAAAAAGGAAAATAGCTTGAAAGTTCCAACAAAGGataaaaagcaaaacaagaaCCCGCAAGGACCTTCTCAACATG aaagacaTGTCTATTTCACAGTGGCATTGACGAAAACATTAGAAAATCTTGGTGCAAATCACGTGATCATTTTTGACATGGTTTACAGCAACGAGGGCTTTGGATATGATATTCCAACAGGAATATTCAAAGTTCCAGCCACCGGAACCTACCTTTTCATGTTTTTTGTCGAAGCAGTTAATGAAAAAGGCAAGACAGCTCATGTCAGTCTTGTTGTTGATGGTCAAAATAAAGCGACAGCGCTCGCAGAGGCATGGCATAATGGACAGGATGTGACGTCAGCTAATGCAGCTCTCACTCATTTAAAAAGAGGTCAGAAAGCTTGGATTCAAACAACTGACTCGACTAATAAACAAAATGACATTGATAAAAGGAAAACAACGTTTActggtgttttattgttttcgtAA